The DNA region TGACAGCAATGGCAATACCAAAACCTGAGGAGCGAACGATCAAAAGGCCGGTAGCAAACTGCGCCGGCTGCGGTGCGACCAAAGTATCGATGGCACTGAAAGAAGGTCTGAAGAGATATAACAAGCAAAATAAAACCAAATTCAAGTTGATCTACGTAGCTGATAGAGGCTGCGGCAATCTTCAGGGATGGCATGAATACGGCATAGTCGATGCAATTTTCAACATGGGCATGGCGCCAATGGTGGCATTGGGCGCTAGATATTCGTCCGGAGGGGTGGAGAATGGCTACATAGTTGTTTGTGCAAGCGGTGATGGGGCCTATAACTTCAATATAAATGGGATGAAGATCGCAGCGCAAGACCTACCGAGCATGTATATAATTTACGACAACTATGCAATCCGCATGACCGGTGGACAGATAGGCTTGGTTAACGAGTATGCAGTAGAGGGCAAAGCCCTAGGCTTCGATACTTACTTTATCAATCCTTATCGATATGAGGAAAACGCAGAGGTCTTCAAAGATCTCATCGGTGAATATCTGAAGAAGAAGGCCATCATGGTCGTTGCCGACGGCACCTGCGCTCGAGACTTGAAAGGCCAACTCAGAGCGCAAGGGGTGAAACTCGGGACATTCAGCAGGAAAGAAGATTGTAAAAACCTTGTCTATCTCAAGAAAAGAGAAGAAATCGCCAAAAAGAACCCTCAAAAGGCCAAAGAAATGCCGCCATTTAAGTGCAGGCTCTGCGCAATTATTTTGCGCTGTCAAGCTCTGGCTGAAAACGACCCAAGTCGCTGCTTCGGCTGCGGAACCTGTGCACACTTCGGATGTGAATATTTAACCTGTGCCGGACCAAATCTGGCAATGGTAACCGCGCACCCGAAGAAGTACATTGAAGTTTTAACAGGTAGGCAGGGAGATCATTGAAATGAAACGAGATCTGGTAATCACCAACCCCTCACTGGGCGGTTCTGGATATCTGACCCTTGTAGGATCAATGGCAAATGCAGCCATCAAGGCGGGATATTATTCAACAACATATCAATGCAGAGGCTTAGCTCAAGCAGAAGGACCCATGTGCCTCGATATCTGGATAAGCGAAAAAGAGATCTACGGCGCCGTGCCACAGGAGATCAACTACATGAATGGTTATGACATGACCGAAATATGGCGCATGTTTATAGAGGCGGGCAGTCAAGCGGAGAAAGTATATTCAAAAGACCTCACATTGATAATGGATTACAGAGTTATTGAGCCAATCGCGGTAACGACAAGCATGAAAGGACCCAGGTACTACTCCAGAGAGGAGTTGCTCGAAGTCCTTAAAAAATATAAAATCGCGGGTGATACGCTAAGGTTAATTGTGTATGACTTTTCGAAGTACAAACAATATGCTTCGGTCTTGAAAGGCCCATATTCCTTTGGCGTAATTGTGGCTGATCTGGAGAAGCGCAACGACATTGTCAAAATTCCGAGGAAAGAAGCAGAATCAGCGGTCCGTGAAGGCGCACCTCAAAGTGGAAAGATACCTCAGCTGAACGTTGAAGCCTTTCAGAGGGGATACAAAGATCGAAGCGAGGCAAATGAAGGCAAAGTGCTTATGATTTGATATGTTAGACAGTAAACCGCGGCACGTAATTTCTTCAATCTCAAATACCAGATACCTTGCCAAAAAATCAAATATCTTAGCAGAACCCTTTTCCGAAAGATGAAAACTTACGGGATTTCATAATCCCAAATTGGGACAGATATTTCTCATTAACAGTATTTTCAGCGAATAACCCCCTAGTTGCTTTTTTTTGGGACATTTACGTCCCTTTTGTCAGAATAGTGTTCCCATA from Candidatus Desulfatibia profunda includes:
- a CDS encoding 2-oxoacid:acceptor oxidoreductase family protein, with the translated sequence MKRDLVITNPSLGGSGYLTLVGSMANAAIKAGYYSTTYQCRGLAQAEGPMCLDIWISEKEIYGAVPQEINYMNGYDMTEIWRMFIEAGSQAEKVYSKDLTLIMDYRVIEPIAVTTSMKGPRYYSREELLEVLKKYKIAGDTLRLIVYDFSKYKQYASVLKGPYSFGVIVADLEKRNDIVKIPRKEAESAVREGAPQSGKIPQLNVEAFQRGYKDRSEANEGKVLMI